Proteins from a genomic interval of Candidatus Magasanikbacteria bacterium RIFOXYB2_FULL_38_10:
- a CDS encoding redox-regulated ATPase YchF, giving the protein MSFSIGIVGLPNVGKSTLFKALTKKQALIANYPFATIDPNVGIVEVPDERLKPLAKISESVKVVPTTIEFVDIAGLVKGASKGEGLGNKFLSHIREVAAIVQVVRGFSDPDIIHVHSRVSPNDDLEIIGLELALADLETAKKHMSELKSKAKSGSNLILDQEISLFERIIKFLEEGKALRNLSLTDDEKKSVKSFSFLTLKPMIAVLNVDEPEKQKEQTLTLNFDGPIIEISAKLEAELADLNPDEAKEYMDSLGLKQTGLDKLILAGYQLLDLITFLTSGPQETRAWTVKKGAKAPQAAGVIHSDFEKSFIRGEIVNWKDFLECGGWAKIKESGKMRLEGKDYVMQDGDVCFFHVGV; this is encoded by the coding sequence ATTGATCCTAATGTAGGGATTGTGGAAGTTCCGGACGAACGTTTAAAACCTTTGGCTAAAATTTCTGAGTCAGTAAAAGTTGTTCCTACTACGATTGAGTTTGTAGATATTGCCGGGTTAGTTAAAGGCGCCAGTAAAGGCGAGGGATTGGGTAATAAATTTTTGTCTCACATTAGAGAGGTTGCGGCCATTGTCCAGGTGGTGCGCGGTTTTAGCGATCCGGATATAATTCACGTTCACAGTCGAGTTAGTCCTAACGATGATTTGGAAATTATTGGTTTGGAATTGGCCTTAGCTGATTTGGAAACTGCAAAAAAGCATATGAGTGAATTAAAAAGTAAGGCCAAGTCCGGGAGTAATTTAATTTTGGATCAAGAAATCAGTCTCTTTGAGAGAATTATTAAATTTTTGGAAGAAGGAAAGGCTTTAAGAAACTTATCTTTAACTGATGATGAGAAAAAAAGCGTTAAATCATTTAGTTTTTTAACTTTAAAGCCGATGATTGCGGTTTTAAATGTTGATGAGCCGGAAAAACAAAAAGAACAAACTTTGACTTTAAATTTTGACGGACCAATCATAGAAATTTCGGCCAAATTGGAGGCGGAGCTGGCGGATTTAAATCCGGATGAGGCCAAAGAATATATGGATTCTTTGGGATTAAAACAAACAGGACTGGATAAATTAATTTTGGCTGGGTATCAGTTATTGGATTTGATTACTTTTTTAACCTCCGGACCGCAGGAAACAAGAGCTTGGACGGTTAAAAAAGGAGCTAAAGCTCCGCAAGCCGCCGGGGTTATTCATAGTGATTTTGAAAAAAGTTTTATCCGCGGTGAAATTGTTAATTGGAAGGATTTTTTGGAATGTGGCGGCTGGGCCAAAATAAAAGAAAGCGGAAAAATGCGCTTGGAAGGCAAAGATTATGTAATGCAGGATGGCGATGTTTGTTTTTTTCATGTAGGGGTTTAA